GGCCGTTTTGCCCGGCACATTAGCGCTTGGTCGCGTCGTAGGCGAGCTTTGCGTCCACTACATCGCCTTTCTGTTCGCGATTGACCTCTTCGCACTTCTCGCGGCTGCCGCCACAGATCGAGCATTCCTTCTCGATGCCGAGGTTGGCGATGCCGCCGCAGGAACCGGCGATGGGCTTGCGCCCCATGAGCACGCCGACGGCCATGCCCAGCACCACCAGCAGCATGAGACCGAATACCAGCAACCAGGTCATGGCGTTTCTCCTGCGCCGAAATGGCGCTCGAAAGCGGGCGTCGCGCGTGTGGCGAAACCCTGGTCGGTACGGGTGACGAAGAAGGCCGCCACTTGCGCCTGTTCGGCGAAGGCATAGCCACGCTCGGGGCCCAGTACCAT
This DNA window, taken from Pseudomonas alcaligenes, encodes the following:
- the nqrM gene encoding (Na+)-NQR maturation NqrM, which produces MTWLLVFGLMLLVVLGMAVGVLMGRKPIAGSCGGIANLGIEKECSICGGSREKCEEVNREQKGDVVDAKLAYDATKR